A single genomic interval of Meles meles chromosome 9, mMelMel3.1 paternal haplotype, whole genome shotgun sequence harbors:
- the PTMA gene encoding prothymosin alpha isoform X2, which translates to MSDAAVDTSSEITTKDLKEKKEVVEEAENGRDAPANGNANEENGEQEADNEVDEEEEEGGEEEEEEEEGDGEEEDGDEDEEAEAATGKRAAEDDEDDDVDTKKQKTDEDD; encoded by the exons ATGTCAGACGCGGCCGTGGACACCAGCTCCGAGATCACCACCAAG GACttaaaggagaagaaggaagttgtggAGGAGGCAGAGAATGGAAGAGACGCACCTGCTAATGGGAACGCT AATGAGGAAAATGGGGAGCAGGAGGCCGACAATGAAGtagatgaagaagaggaagaaggtggggaggaggaggaggaagaggaggaaggtgatG GTGAAGAAGAGGATGGAGATGAagatgaggaggctgaggcagcTACGGGCAAACGGGCAGCTGAAGATGATGAG GATGATGATGTCGACACCAAGAAGCAGAAGACTGATGAGGATGACTAG
- the PTMA gene encoding prothymosin alpha isoform X1, producing the protein MSDAAVDTSSEITTKDLKEKKEVVEEAENGRDAPANGNAENEENGEQEADNEVDEEEEEGGEEEEEEEEGDGEEEDGDEDEEAEAATGKRAAEDDEDDDVDTKKQKTDEDD; encoded by the exons ATGTCAGACGCGGCCGTGGACACCAGCTCCGAGATCACCACCAAG GACttaaaggagaagaaggaagttgtggAGGAGGCAGAGAATGGAAGAGACGCACCTGCTAATGGGAACGCT GAGAATGAGGAAAATGGGGAGCAGGAGGCCGACAATGAAGtagatgaagaagaggaagaaggtggggaggaggaggaggaagaggaggaaggtgatG GTGAAGAAGAGGATGGAGATGAagatgaggaggctgaggcagcTACGGGCAAACGGGCAGCTGAAGATGATGAG GATGATGATGTCGACACCAAGAAGCAGAAGACTGATGAGGATGACTAG